A genomic segment from Conger conger chromosome 2, fConCon1.1, whole genome shotgun sequence encodes:
- the LOC133122700 gene encoding dynein axonemal assembly factor 3-like isoform X1 — MCAGRTVEGAGCITWWGFSPALDLLSVGSRRQHGKLNILLLGSGDPRHIFKTIAGLKDTDTLHVWVVEHSMEIVARQLLLLSLALSPQHSMGLQEKTEVFLEVFGNSEIRSQSECILKQTASQLSLTVTDTLNTSTNPCLDTTMLRFKDRDELDRIFKQWIHPPSSQSMSKLWDSRVRHHLGTRYDSKLGCFDWDLSMKLHQKGCGAINKQQYVRWRETGVAFEMREGLYQTTNHSLLSTRIFNNRGDRLGIRGYWGDIVSSPYLSFGIETDNKALLQTQNGQHTKTAQDISCHNVQELFQALVCRSGIPSFQQGSQEGQEQDPSANHRPSSPQPEANQRFTDNGLLCLDGVNVTFLPVDSLSKLPKKQRFSHLFNTVYCSASLVHQLGPSLRQVTAPDAVLVVELAEYLLDLSKEQIKGFAEKVDDIAREAGFESANAGKSDVYSTYTLQKE; from the exons ATGTGTGCAGGCAGGACTGTGGAAGGTGCAGGATGTATAACCTGGTGGGGGTTCAGCCCTGCACTAGACCTACTCAGTGTAG GCTCAAGAAGACAGCATGGgaaactgaatattttactgctGGGCAGTGGAGACCCCAGGCACATTTTCAAAACCATTGCTGGCCTGaaagacacagacactctgCAT gtgtgggtggtAGAACACAGTATGGAGATAGTGGCTCGGCAGCTTTTGCTCctgtctctggctctctctccccagcacAGTATGGGGCTCCAAG AGAAGACCGAAGTGTTCTTGGAAGTGTTTGGGAACAGTGAGATCCGCAGCCAGTCGGAGTGTATACTAAAACAAACGGCGTCACAGCTCTCTTTGactgtcacagacacactgaacacCTCCACCAACCCATGCCTGGACACCACAATGCTCAGG TTCAAGGACCGAGATGAACTGGACAGGATATTCAAGCAATGGATCCACCCGCCCTCCTCTCAGTCCATGTCAAAACTTTGGGACAGTCGTGTCCGGCACCACTTGGGCACGCGATACGACTCAAAACTGGGGTGCTTTGACTGGGACCTCAGCATGAAACTGCATCAGAAGGGT TGTGGCGCTATTAACAAACAGCAGTACGTCAGATGGAGGGAAACAGGCGTGGCATTTGAGATGAGGGAGGGCCTTTACCAaaccaccaatcacagcctgcTCTCTACGCGCATATTTAATAAT AGGGGTGACAGACTAGGAATTAGAGGGTACTGGGGAGACATTGTGTCTAGCCCCTATCTCTCCTTTGGTATTGAAACAGACAACAAGGCTCTGCTCCAGACACAGAATGGACAGCACACCAAG ACTGCCCAGGATATCTCCTGTCACAATGTTCAGGAGCTGTTCCAGGCTCTTGTCTGCAGGAGTGGCATTCCCTCCTTTCAGCAAGGCAGCCAGGAAGGACAGGAGCAAGACCCCTCGGCCAATCATAGACCCTCATCACCTCAGCCAGAGGCCAATCAGAGATTTACTGATAATG GGCTCTTGTGCTTggatggagtgaatgtgacttTTCTGCCTGTTGACTCACTGTCAAAACTGCCAAAAAAACAGAGATTCTCCCACCTCTTTAACACTGTATATTGTTCAGCCAG CTTGGTTCACCAGCTGGGTCCCTCGCTGAGACAGGTTACAGCTCCTGATGCTGTTCTTGTGGTGGAGCTAGCCGA GTACTTGCTGGACCTTTCGAAGGAGCAAATTAAGGGATTTGCGGAGAAGGTGGATGACATTGCCAGAGAGGCAGGGTTTGAGTCTGCAAATGCAGGAAAGAGTGATGTATATTCAACGTACACTCTACAAAAGGAGTGA
- the LOC133122700 gene encoding dynein axonemal assembly factor 3-like isoform X2, which yields MYNLVGVQPCTRPTQCSRRQHGKLNILLLGSGDPRHIFKTIAGLKDTDTLHVWVVEHSMEIVARQLLLLSLALSPQHSMGLQEKTEVFLEVFGNSEIRSQSECILKQTASQLSLTVTDTLNTSTNPCLDTTMLRFKDRDELDRIFKQWIHPPSSQSMSKLWDSRVRHHLGTRYDSKLGCFDWDLSMKLHQKGCGAINKQQYVRWRETGVAFEMREGLYQTTNHSLLSTRIFNNRGDRLGIRGYWGDIVSSPYLSFGIETDNKALLQTQNGQHTKTAQDISCHNVQELFQALVCRSGIPSFQQGSQEGQEQDPSANHRPSSPQPEANQRFTDNGLLCLDGVNVTFLPVDSLSKLPKKQRFSHLFNTVYCSASLVHQLGPSLRQVTAPDAVLVVELAEYLLDLSKEQIKGFAEKVDDIAREAGFESANAGKSDVYSTYTLQKE from the exons ATGTATAACCTGGTGGGGGTTCAGCCCTGCACTAGACCTACTCAGT GCTCAAGAAGACAGCATGGgaaactgaatattttactgctGGGCAGTGGAGACCCCAGGCACATTTTCAAAACCATTGCTGGCCTGaaagacacagacactctgCAT gtgtgggtggtAGAACACAGTATGGAGATAGTGGCTCGGCAGCTTTTGCTCctgtctctggctctctctccccagcacAGTATGGGGCTCCAAG AGAAGACCGAAGTGTTCTTGGAAGTGTTTGGGAACAGTGAGATCCGCAGCCAGTCGGAGTGTATACTAAAACAAACGGCGTCACAGCTCTCTTTGactgtcacagacacactgaacacCTCCACCAACCCATGCCTGGACACCACAATGCTCAGG TTCAAGGACCGAGATGAACTGGACAGGATATTCAAGCAATGGATCCACCCGCCCTCCTCTCAGTCCATGTCAAAACTTTGGGACAGTCGTGTCCGGCACCACTTGGGCACGCGATACGACTCAAAACTGGGGTGCTTTGACTGGGACCTCAGCATGAAACTGCATCAGAAGGGT TGTGGCGCTATTAACAAACAGCAGTACGTCAGATGGAGGGAAACAGGCGTGGCATTTGAGATGAGGGAGGGCCTTTACCAaaccaccaatcacagcctgcTCTCTACGCGCATATTTAATAAT AGGGGTGACAGACTAGGAATTAGAGGGTACTGGGGAGACATTGTGTCTAGCCCCTATCTCTCCTTTGGTATTGAAACAGACAACAAGGCTCTGCTCCAGACACAGAATGGACAGCACACCAAG ACTGCCCAGGATATCTCCTGTCACAATGTTCAGGAGCTGTTCCAGGCTCTTGTCTGCAGGAGTGGCATTCCCTCCTTTCAGCAAGGCAGCCAGGAAGGACAGGAGCAAGACCCCTCGGCCAATCATAGACCCTCATCACCTCAGCCAGAGGCCAATCAGAGATTTACTGATAATG GGCTCTTGTGCTTggatggagtgaatgtgacttTTCTGCCTGTTGACTCACTGTCAAAACTGCCAAAAAAACAGAGATTCTCCCACCTCTTTAACACTGTATATTGTTCAGCCAG CTTGGTTCACCAGCTGGGTCCCTCGCTGAGACAGGTTACAGCTCCTGATGCTGTTCTTGTGGTGGAGCTAGCCGA GTACTTGCTGGACCTTTCGAAGGAGCAAATTAAGGGATTTGCGGAGAAGGTGGATGACATTGCCAGAGAGGCAGGGTTTGAGTCTGCAAATGCAGGAAAGAGTGATGTATATTCAACGTACACTCTACAAAAGGAGTGA
- the syt5b gene encoding synaptotagmin Vb, which translates to MGLARVEVRGRRAAEPSEPESAPAQEAPPAPALPAHHPSHNFNNMKTKFMNELGRLPIPMWAVGAIVVVVLALVGCFVFCVVKKCFGKKKKAKKVRERKAGRRRRGGAEGEGEGAEKEEGDKQEGAGEEKERENLGKLEFTLDYNFTDTQLIVGILQAQDLAAMDMGGTSDPYVKVYLLPDKKKKYETKIQRKNLCPVFNETFIFKIPYAELGGKTLVLQVFDFDRFSKHDVIGEIKIPMNSVDLGQPLHEWRDLENGEKEEQEKLGDVCISLRYVPTAGKLTVNIMEAKNLKKMDVGGLSDPFVKIVLQHNGKRLKKKKTTVKKNTLNPYFNESFSFEIPFEQIQKVQVVITVYDYDKLGSNDPIGKLFIGYGATGVGLRHWSDMLANPRRPVAQWHTLQPEEEVDAALKGPHR; encoded by the exons ATGGGATTGGCCAGAGTGGAAGTCAGAGGGCGGCGGGCGGCAGAGCCATCTGAGCCAGAGTCCGCCCCTGCACAGGAAGCACCACCAgcccctgccctgcctgctcACCACCCCAGCCACAACTTCAACAACATGAAGACCAAGTTTATGAATGAGCTGGGCAGACTGCCAA TTCCTATGTGGGCAGTTGGAGCCATTGTGGTGGTGGTCCTGGCATTAGTAGGCTGCTTTGTCTTCTGTgttgtgaaaaaatgctttggcaagaagaagaaagcaaagaaagtgagggagaggaaggcTGGCCGCAGACGGAGGGGAGGTGCAGAGGGTGAAGGCGAaggtgcagagaag GAAGAAGGAGATAAGCAAGAaggggcaggggaggagaaGGAACGGGAGAACTTAGGGAAGCTTGAATTCACTCTGGACTACAATTTCACTGATACCCAG CTGATAGTAGGAATCCTCCAAGCCCAGGACCTGGCTGCTATGGACATGGGGGGAACGTCTGACCCCTACGTAAAAGTATACCTGCTCCCTGATAAAAAGAAGAAGTATGAGACCAAGATCCAACGCAAGAATCTGTGTCCAGTGTTcaatgaaacctttatctttaaG ATTCCTTATGCAGAGCTGGGTGGGAAGACTCTGGTATTGCAGGTCTTTGACTTTGACCGTTTCTCCAAGCATGATGTCATTGGCGAGATTAAGATTCCCATGAACAGTGTGGACTTGGGCCAACCGTTACATGAATGGAGGGATCTTGAGAATGGAGAAAAAGAGGAG CAAGAGAAGTTGGGTGACGTCTGCATCTCTCTGCGTTATGTCCCCACGGCTGGTAAACTTACAGTCAACATCATGGAAGCCAAGAACCTCAAAAAGATGGATGTTGGTGGCTTATCAG atccTTTTGTGAAGATTGTACTGCAACACAATGGGAAGCgactgaagaagaagaagacaacAGTGAAGAAAAACACACTCAATCCCTACTTCAATGAGAGCTTCAGCTTTGAGATTCCATTTGAGCAGATACAG AAAGTGCAGGTTGTGATAACAGTGTATGACTATGACAAACTGGGGAGCAATGACCCCATTGGCAAACTCTTCATTGGCTACGGGGCCACGGGAGTGGGGCTCCGCCACTGGTCAGACATGCTGGCCAATCCAAGGCGCCCTGTTGCTCAGTGGCATACTCTACAACCTGAAGAAGAAGTGGATGCTGCCCTCAAGGGACCCCATCGCTAA